One segment of Triticum aestivum cultivar Chinese Spring chromosome 2A, IWGSC CS RefSeq v2.1, whole genome shotgun sequence DNA contains the following:
- the LOC123191247 gene encoding uncharacterized protein → MAALAMAMGAAVIPRAAQLAGGQPAGGRCVSVRAAAPPRQQRSSRPPPRNRGPPPQNRRRGPPPRLRDDEGDDQGPPGRRGPPGAPSRHHQGRGPPPRGQSGRASPAGMTRSPVVALRREEEEFDDEAGYRDYDGEEDEEEGEGRFAGGTRSGGAMPKPPAGFVLDDQGRCIAAASKRIVTIIDDANNRPLECIIRRVFSSTQDHECLLLCPVDMPVQVLKSTNFSGWIAVDDDQIKQIIPSVAYALARVHMHFVESGFCYTARGGFCFPEDAIQEFHDSSGGSGEAPFEGVEICNFNLDGAHYMIYTPVDPLLFVAVKDKDGVLRIAEDDLMDDPSIVSAIDEETEFTALVEEEEALLESILHGDDDVS, encoded by the exons ATGGCGGCTTTGGCGATGGCGATGGGGGCGGCGGTCATCCCTCGGGCTGCCCAGCTCGCCGGGGGTCAGCCTGCTGGCGGGAGGTGCGTCTCCGTCCGCGCGGCTGCGCCTCCGCGGCAGCAGCGGTCGTCCCGGCCGCCGCCCAGGAACCGCGGCCCTCCTCCGCAGAACCGCCGGCGCGGGCCGCCGCCCAGGCTCCGCGACGACGAAGGCGACGACCAGGGTCCGCCCGGGAGGCGGggccctcctggcgcgcccagccGCCACCACCAGGGCCGCGGGCCGCCGCCCAGGGGGCAATCTGGCCGCGCTTCGCCGGCAGGCATGACCCGCTCGCCCGTCGTCGCTCtgcggcgggaggaagaggagttcgACGACGAGGCGGGGTACAGGGACTACGACggcgaggaggatgaggaggagggggaggggaggttcgCCGGGGGAACCCGGTCGGGTGGCGCCATGCCCAAGCCGCCCGCCGGCTTCGTGCTCGACGACCAGGGCCggtgcatcgccgccgcctccaAGCGCATCGTCACCATC ATTGATGACGCGAACAATCGCCCGTTGGAGTGCATAATCAGGAGGGTGTTCAGCAGCACGCAGGATCACGAGTGCTTGCTTCTATGCCCGGTCGACAT GCCTGTGCAGGTGCTCAAGAGCACAAACTTCAGTGGATGGATTGCC GTTGACGATGACCAGATTAAGCAGATCATTCCATCGGTTGCGTACGCCCTTGCTAGGGTACATATGCACTTTGTCGAAAGCGG ATTCTGCTATACAGCACGGGGTGGCTTCTGCTTTCCTGAAGATGCCATCCAAGAATTCCACG ATTCTAGTGGCGGTAGCGGGGAGGCACCTTTTGAAGGTGTAGAGATTTGCAACTTCAATTTG GATGGTGCACACTATATGATCTATACACCAGTCGATCCGCTTCTATTTGTCGCGGTCAAG GACAAGGACGGTGTGCTACGCATTGCTGAAGAT GATCTGATGGACGACCCCAGCATTGTGAGCGCCATAGATGAAGAGACAGAGTTCACGGCATTGGTG gaggaggaggaggcccttcTCGAATCGATACTGCACGGCGACGATGATGTTAGCTAA